From a single Nostoc sp. MS1 genomic region:
- a CDS encoding photosystem II protein Y has product MDIDFRVAIVLAPIAVAAGWAAFNIGAAALRQVQNFLNREA; this is encoded by the coding sequence ATGGATATTGATTTTCGTGTGGCGATCGTTTTAGCACCTATTGCAGTTGCTGCTGGCTGGGCTGCTTTTAACATCGGTGCTGCTGCTTTAAGACAAGTGCAAAACTTCTTAAACAGAGAAGCTTAA
- a CDS encoding PAS domain S-box protein — protein MIDVLALWHLSYWLSGFIKAITAIISLYTAFVCVKLVPKAWELLSSVHSQATNQKLQEAIVNSANYTIISTTTDGIILTFNATAQRWLGYTAEEVIGKTTPEIIHDKNEVVKVAQELSQELGVTIEPGFEVFVTKARQGQVEEREWSYIRKDGSRFPVLLSATPLYDAENHITGFLGIGSDITARKATEAALRESEDRYATLAQTAPVGIFRNDASGRCIFVNERACNLIGSPPEDVLGEGWVKSLHPDDRQRIVTECNQAVKQNTPFQAEYRFLHANNSTIWVISQAIPERGTNGEVIGYIGTMTDISDRKRTEEELLHLSQALESAVEGISQLDTQGRYLKVNPAYAKITGYEPEEMVGMNWEVTVHPDDQEKMVTAYQQMLKNGKVEIEARAMRKDGTAFDKQVVMVKAYNQQQECIGHYCFMKDISDRREVERLKDEFVSVVSHELRTPLTSISGALDLLASGVLPAGSEDAQRMLNIAANNTDRLVRLINDILDIERIESGKIQITPQACNAADLMTQSVEVIEEMAELAGVKISMSPVSANLWADPDRIIQVLTNLLSNAIKFSSPGSTVWLNAEIESGKDNISNVPHILFKVKDQGRGVPADKLESIFERFGQVDASDSRQKGGTGLGLAICRSILQHHGGQIWAESSLGEGSTFFFTLPTFAKEERERDDFLYLPHTIPEHCTSATPPLILLCDDDPSVRDVVQVILEKQGYRVMTVGSGQEAVEQATVNRPDAIILNLMMPQMDGWETLALLKQQPDIKNVPVIILSGLAPNNSKELPHDVSDWIIKPPNVKLLCQALEKATAKQLPAIKVLVVEDDPDLAQLLIAMFNRHGTSTFHAQTGREAIQLSQNLIPDLLVLDLGLPECDGFSVVDWLRQYQRLSHVPLVVYTARDLDESDRQRLKLGQTLFLTKGRINPQEFEQRVINLLNRVIFRGVESAEC, from the coding sequence ATGATAGATGTGTTGGCGCTTTGGCATCTTAGCTATTGGTTATCTGGGTTTATTAAAGCGATTACAGCAATTATTTCTCTGTACACAGCATTTGTATGCGTGAAGTTAGTGCCGAAAGCTTGGGAATTGCTGAGTTCAGTACATTCACAAGCCACAAATCAGAAACTGCAAGAGGCAATTGTTAATAGTGCTAATTACACAATTATTTCCACTACCACAGATGGGATAATTCTCACGTTTAATGCTACGGCGCAAAGGTGGCTAGGGTACACGGCTGAGGAAGTGATTGGTAAAACAACACCGGAGATTATCCACGACAAGAATGAAGTGGTGAAAGTAGCGCAAGAACTATCTCAAGAATTAGGTGTGACGATTGAACCAGGATTTGAGGTATTTGTCACTAAAGCGCGACAAGGACAAGTAGAGGAGCGGGAATGGTCTTATATTCGTAAAGATGGTTCCCGTTTCCCTGTGTTACTGTCTGCTACCCCGTTATACGACGCAGAAAATCATATAACAGGGTTTCTGGGTATTGGTAGTGATATCACCGCACGCAAAGCTACGGAAGCGGCGTTACGGGAAAGCGAAGACCGTTATGCGACCTTGGCGCAAACTGCACCAGTGGGAATCTTTCGTAATGATGCCTCTGGTCGTTGCATTTTTGTCAATGAAAGAGCGTGCAATTTAATCGGCTCACCACCAGAAGATGTACTTGGTGAAGGCTGGGTAAAGTCTTTACATCCAGACGATCGCCAGCGTATCGTGACTGAATGCAATCAAGCAGTAAAACAAAATACCCCCTTTCAAGCAGAGTATCGTTTTCTCCATGCTAATAATTCCACTATCTGGGTAATCTCACAAGCAATTCCTGAAAGGGGAACTAATGGAGAGGTGATAGGCTACATCGGTACAATGACTGATATTAGCGATCGCAAACGCACAGAAGAAGAACTCCTTCACCTGAGCCAAGCCTTGGAAAGTGCTGTTGAAGGTATTTCCCAGTTAGATACACAGGGACGTTACTTGAAGGTAAATCCCGCCTATGCCAAAATAACTGGTTACGAGCCAGAAGAAATGGTTGGTATGAACTGGGAAGTAACTGTCCACCCAGACGACCAAGAAAAGATGGTGACAGCCTATCAACAAATGCTCAAAAACGGCAAGGTGGAAATCGAAGCCAGAGCCATGCGTAAAGATGGGACGGCTTTTGATAAACAAGTGGTAATGGTGAAAGCCTATAACCAACAGCAGGAGTGTATTGGACATTACTGCTTTATGAAAGATATCAGCGATCGCCGGGAGGTGGAACGCCTCAAAGACGAATTTGTTTCCGTTGTCAGTCACGAACTACGTACCCCCTTAACATCCATTTCCGGTGCTTTAGACCTACTGGCCAGTGGTGTCCTACCAGCAGGCTCAGAAGACGCTCAACGCATGTTAAATATTGCTGCTAATAATACTGATAGGTTAGTGCGTCTCATCAATGACATTTTAGATATTGAACGCATTGAGTCAGGAAAAATCCAAATCACGCCCCAAGCCTGCAACGCTGCCGATTTAATGACTCAATCGGTAGAAGTGATTGAAGAAATGGCAGAGTTGGCAGGTGTTAAAATTTCCATGTCGCCTGTATCTGCAAACCTCTGGGCAGATCCCGACCGCATCATTCAAGTGTTGACCAATCTCCTCAGCAATGCAATTAAATTCTCATCTCCTGGTTCTACAGTTTGGCTGAATGCGGAAATAGAAAGTGGGAAGGACAATATTAGCAACGTTCCACACATCTTATTTAAAGTTAAAGATCAAGGCAGGGGTGTCCCAGCTGATAAACTTGAATCTATCTTTGAGCGTTTTGGACAAGTAGATGCTTCAGATTCCCGCCAAAAAGGGGGTACTGGTTTAGGTTTGGCGATTTGCCGCAGTATTTTACAGCATCATGGAGGGCAAATTTGGGCGGAAAGTTCCTTGGGAGAAGGTAGCACTTTCTTTTTTACCTTACCCACTTTTGCAAAGGAAGAGCGGGAAAGGGATGATTTTTTATATCTTCCTCATACCATCCCTGAGCATTGTACTAGCGCAACTCCGCCTTTAATACTTCTATGTGATGATGATCCTTCGGTACGCGATGTTGTACAAGTCATCCTGGAAAAGCAAGGTTATCGAGTTATGACGGTGGGATCAGGACAAGAAGCAGTAGAACAGGCGACAGTAAACCGACCTGATGCAATTATTCTCAACCTGATGATGCCACAGATGGACGGCTGGGAAACTTTAGCACTTCTCAAACAGCAGCCAGATATAAAGAATGTGCCAGTGATTATTCTGAGTGGTTTAGCCCCTAACAATAGTAAAGAACTTCCCCATGATGTCAGTGATTGGATTATTAAACCTCCAAATGTCAAGTTGCTGTGCCAAGCTTTAGAAAAAGCTACTGCTAAACAACTACCAGCCATTAAGGTATTAGTTGTAGAAGATGACCCAGATTTAGCACAATTACTCATAGCTATGTTCAATCGTCATGGCACTTCTACCTTCCATGCTCAAACAGGACGGGAAGCCATACAACTGAGCCAAAATCTCATTCCTGACTTATTAGTATTAGATTTGGGCTTACCAGAGTGTGACGGTTTTTCTGTGGTTGATTGGTTACGGCAGTATCAGCGTTTATCTCATGTACCTTTAGTAGTGTACACAGCCCGCGATTTAGATGAAAGCGATCGCCAAAGACTAAAACTAGGACAAACCCTATTCCTCACCAAAGGACGCATTAACCCCCAAGAATTTGAACAGCGAGTCATTAACCTACTCAACCGTGTGATTTTTAGGGGAGTAGAGAGTGCTGAGTGCTAA